GTCGTCGTTCTTCTGCATTTCTTTTcaacatattgaatgaaaaagactaagaaattgtcaaaaaaacgactgatttattgataattagaaagactggtttcggttattacaccattgtcaatctctgataaacagaaaCAGAAACTTCTTTTCAACACTTGATTGAGATTGctgtcttcttttcttctcaaaACACGTATACGAATTAAAACGAAACATTCAAACGAATAAAtactaaataaatgaatttcaatttttcacatCAATCAAAAggtttatattattaatattttcagttttataAAGATAAAAAATACTTAGTTTTTGCAGGGTATACAGTCGTTCGATATGATAGTTCTGATCAGTTAGTTGACACTAGGTCAACCAATATATGAGTCATAAGGCTGGTTTGCTTCAGAGCTAATCTTGTATAATGTAAACTACCCAGGCCATCAAAATCCTTCCTTCTCAAAGCTCGATCTAGTATATCCCATCTGAAAATCAAATgacaaatgaaaaattaaactttttgtgtagttgagaagttgatattgtggtaattattcatattaaatgaaaaagactaagaaattgtcaaaaaaccactgatttattgataattagaaagaccgttttcggttattacaccattgtttatcagagtttgacaattttcagttttcagaCCATttatcagtggttttttgacaatttcttagtctttttcattcaatatgaaaaattaaatttgtaataaaatatgttAATAGGGTTACttgaatattgattgtttaattaCTAGTAGTAGTAGCCTACCCTCTTTCTATTTAtagatctattttttttatacagagtgattcaaaaaacataccacaactttgaaaatctgtatttaatcaaggaaacataatagaaactttGATTGTAAACcaaaatgaagagtattaaaTTAAGTTTTCCGCACTAGAGaacaagttcacaaatgttcaatgtgaccccctccagacactcgagtggtatcaatacgatactcgaactcgttgcacaccctcagtagcatatcgggcgtaacagtttgtatagctgctgttatttcttgtttgagctcctcaatgttagctggtagaggcggtcgatacaccttatctttaacgtacccccatagaaaaaaatgcaggggtgaggtcagggcttcttggaggccagtgatgaagtgctctgtctcgagctgcttagcagccgatccattgcctcggatagttttcattcaaataggcacGGACAGATGAGTGCCAATGGGACTAAATAAGGAACAAAGAAAACTTCAGAGCTTCCTCAAATCGATGACAGATAGTGCTTTACTCTCCGTTTATTCTTTGCcgagttatcaattttcaaagttgtggtattctttttggaTCACGGTGtataatactagcaggtaattCGGGCATGAGGGAATCATGTAAAACCTGTGTTTTCAGCTAGTGGTGTTATGACTCTtccttgtattttcattttggaatatttGATGTTTGTGAAAGATAACtttagtatttttcaatttaagaaGAGAAATTCATGAATATAACACGAGATCTGGTGGTCGGATAGATTCGAGTCGGGTCAGGCTTGCTGGGACGCAGAGAATGTACAGCTATTTTAGGTGTAAAAATGTTCAATGCTCTATCATCTGAAGTTAAAAATATGAACAGTGGAAGATTCAAGTCTATAGTAACGAAATGGTTGAAGGGGAGAGCTTTTTACTCAGTTGAAGAAATGTTCAACTTAATGCCTTTCCATAATATTATTGCTCTCAATTGCTTTGACTCGGTCTGTTTTCAGATTATGTGGCTGTGTAAATTTATGTACATATGTTTGTGTATGttctatatgaataataatgttcaatTGACTTTTGTCCATGCAATCAATGTTTGTTTATGACAAAGATTtgaggtaacccgtgctccgcaagagtctcattgaaaacttgacatagtGTAATctagaataatttaaaatagccctataaccatcttcggtaaataaagaatctatatgaaaaattccaatttaatcagtccagtagttcaaacgtgatgatgcgtcatttgtgaatttcctatcccgtacgtgtatgagccagttctttcctttattataatatagataatcCTCTCAGGTTGAACACATCTATTCACCAttattactttactttacttttcttgttcgtcacaattactgaactgcattaagggagcaacgatcccgcagtatatgacacgtcaaagtttaatctaatatctaccatccctcctatttcaacacaacagatcccacataacatacatcaatcaaacactattcaacaaggaagtctgctaacctgtacggacacaatacaataaggagttccctgagtgtttttttggactccttcaagccatcaatttctcttatgtgagataggattgaattgaatattttcattcccatataaaacgggccactctccagcaggcttagtctatgatgtgggtaaacaaaacctctaaatcgtgtatttttttattccttCCAGAAAATTCTCCTATCTATTCCCTATTTTAatgacgtgatgatgcgtcattcgtaaatttcctatcccgtacgtgtataagccagttacgACGTTGAGAAATTTGCTATGAAAAGTTTTTCTGTTCAAAGTGTTAAATTTGTAAGGAGAGACTACTTTTAGTGTTCACTGAaacctggttttcattagtggagttagtggtcgagttccctgggcaagtactaactatcttgtgaactctcccaatgaaaacatttatggtagagtactagtttttagtagtatcatagagaaacaatagcgtgagtagatatcccatggtatagggcgtttatgtcgcaacttttactgttatctcaagccgattactgtcgattattgaggatttttactgttttgttggggtaagagtgtatgagcggcacaatatgagagactatcagcgtcataaagcttcacaggaaagaactacgtggactatcagcttgagataacagtaaaagttgcgacataaacgccctataccatgggatatctacttatgctattgtttctctatggtagtatagTGGGATAgtaccgtgggatagtactaaATCAAGCCTGTAAACagctattttcagagcaaataaacatatgattctcattacagcatactctacagtaatgaaaccatatgtttcctttacagtcgagtatgtttcctagttccgaaataggaacagcaaaactgctacaaaaaatctggtgtggcgcactcacacaactttccttgtcattatgaaaattgatcacctgacgctagtgttcccgcgcatctcaagtctactattcaaagatttgagccagctggtgacaaggcaataacgctggagacacaaatgaggtctgctatctcttcatagtgaatgattcaatagaatcaacaataagttgcaattgaataatcacattttctcaaatttgaagcttattttcaattttaggtgtaaatgttactgaacattaattgtagagattttcatgctcaatctactccatttgattttttttgtttcaattgtatctgaagcctgataattgggaatctatctgcattgatggggcggagctcctgaaatttttacagatatgggacttgtggcagttgatagagcttttcgatgactattttaggtatgaatttgatcaaaatcgttggagccgtttccgagaaaatcacgaaaaaccctgtttttgacaacattttcgccattttagccgccatcttgaattgcatttgatcgaaattgttcgtgtcggatccttatagtgaaaggaccttaagttccaaatttcaagtcattccgttaattgggagatgagatatcgtgtacacagacgcacatacactcatatacacacacacacacacacatacagaccaatacccaaaaaccaaattttggactcaggggcccttgaaacgtatagaaatttagaaattggggtactttgatttttttcggaaagcaatactttccttacctatggtaatagggcaaggaaagtaaaaaaccaccttcagcgctccaagtttcgtcaacttccacaaaactcctgattcggaattttcaaactaggtcatgtttatagaatgcatgtgcAGTAGCAACTCCAGCACaaaagcaggtaatgttttctatattttctcaatattattcttctttagattattatgacaaaaaatagtgtacgttacttggacatGAATTTTTTTTGCAGTGCTCAAATGAatttctagtctcggctaacgcctcgactagaaacatcattctcgcctgcaaaaggccccttcttCCCATCCTTGTGACAAAAGATACTAATCTTtgaatgttgaaattattgaaacggGAAGATTTGCATTTGAAATAGTAACGAACCTGGCCAAACTCCTGATCTGCGGATGGTGGGCGAGCGTGGTGTAACGTCCGACCACGTCTGCGCTGCGTACAATGCGTACGCCGATGCTCTGCAGACGCTCTGCCATGTCATCGTCCTCGCCGCCCCATCCCCAGTACATGTTACTGTAGCCGTTCACTGCTTCAAACGTAACAGCGCTCATTGCACTTACTGCGCCAAGAAGTTCGTATAGGTAACACTGCAACACAAGGCAATGCCAATTCATTAGTCATAGaggattaggttaggttaggttatggattaggttaggttatggattaggttaggttaggttaggttatggattaggttaggttaggttatggattaggttaggttaggttatggattcggttaggttaggttaggttatgtactagcaggtaacccgtgctccgcaacggtctattttaaaacttgacaaactgaaac
The sequence above is a segment of the Nilaparvata lugens isolate BPH unplaced genomic scaffold, ASM1435652v1 scaffold6037, whole genome shotgun sequence genome. Coding sequences within it:
- the LOC120356168 gene encoding beta-1,4-galactosyltransferase 5-like, which translates into the protein MSAVTFEAVNGYSNMYWGWGGEDDDMAERLQSIGVRIVRSADVVGRYTTLAHHPQIRSLARWDILDRALRRKDFDGLGSLHYTRLALKQTSLMTHILVDLVSTN